Genomic DNA from Perca fluviatilis chromosome 12, GENO_Pfluv_1.0, whole genome shotgun sequence:
ATAAATATTCCCAATACTGTTGAGTGTTACCTGGTTATAGTGTGTTTCACAGTAGGCCAAGCCCTTGCGTTCGTAGTGACGGTGTCCCAGGAAGGGTTTCTCACACTtagcacacacaaaatgctgcaAACAAAACCACGGCCAAGCACACATGGTTAGCACAGCGTCAGTCAGTACATTATCACATTCAGACCGTGTTACAGGCAGCAGCACAGTCCGGCTTAGACATTATCTGGTCAGACCACAACCAGATCAGTTTAGTCCAGATGTCCTGTTACTGCGTCCGAGCAGGATACAGAGAGTAGAGAAGGTGGGCTCTAGAGGCTGTACTAATCCTCCAAACAGACATGTAAGAAATGAATAGTAAGGTATTACAGAAATTGAAGGGGCATATATAacaataattaatattttaaaatatatagtacagtataaATATGGAGTTAGGAATTTATTTTAGGTAACTGAGTTGAAAATAGGATCTGGCTTTAAGACAAAAGTTGATGAGACTTTGGCCTGTAGATCATGCtctggaccaaagtgatggacagacagaaagacaccaATTGGTGAACTATTAGTATAACCCTTGAATGGAAGCTGGGAGATTCTAGCCAGGCAGGAAGTGAGACACGGGGCAGCAATCAACAGCAGGCCGATCCTTAATCCCCTCACCATGTCAAAGTGTCTTTCACAATAGGCATGACCACCCCGCTCATAAAATGGGTGGCCCTGAAATGGACGCTCGCACACAGTGCACACATGATGCTACATGTGGAGGAGGGAAGACAGGAAAAATGGCCAAAGAATGTGAATAGACAAAAGATCATATGAAGATAGGTGGTGGAATGACACCATAGAGAATATATACAGACAGTTAACGGAGGAATAGAGCGCATTGAACGTTACTGTGGAGATAAAGCTGGGAAAAGTATGAATCGCACATATGGCACATATGAAAAAGTGAACTCAATGgaatgaaatgaataaaaaaacaaaaacaagagagAACAAGAATGAATGAATAGCTACTTTCAGTTTCTCAAATATGTAAGTAAATTGCATTTGAGCAGGgaacatataaaataaatattatagatATTTGGAACCTTAGAGTACTAATCATTTCAAACAGAACATGTACACTATATCATCTAACATGTAAACACATCTGAAACCAATATGACACCCAAACTTCCCCTTCTTGAATGTGACTGTGATCCAGTGTAGACATTTAGGTAGTGTCTCCTAAGCTTCATGTAACCGAGGTTGTTTTCAAAAGTTTTAACATCATACCTCCACATGCCACTGCTTGCCCATGGCATTAACCACACGACCCTCGATGGGTCTCCTACAGGCCCCGCAGATGGGGACACCCATCTTGTCATGGCAGGGCAGACAGTAGAGCTCCCCCTTCAGCTCCCTGGCATCAGCCGTCAGCTCCTTACTGCAGAGAACAAGGGTCAACAACACGAGATCAGCTCTGCTTTCACAATAGCATGTAAACACTTTCCATAGTAACTCGCCTTAACACATTCTACGGTTTTTGATGCAAACAACGAggtatattttttacaaaaatgcagaaaataatacTGATTGTGAAGTTGGAAGTAGCTTTCTTTGAAGAAGAAAACACGGCATAGTATGTGTACATGTAATTGCAActacatagtttgtccaccagagagcagTCTTTGGTCCGTCATATTGTGGCTGATTAAAAGTACTACAGTATGCACTTGTTACCTTTTTTGTTGGATCTCTGAAGTTTTCATGATTACAACATTGTATCAGTGAATTAGAGTTGGAACCAACTTTTATGTTATGATAATCATGGACAATCTGTCTCATCTTAATATATTCAATACACTGGATTCTAGCATCAAAGTGTGCATAAACCTGGCAGCATCATGACTGCATAACAAATGAAGCGTGATCCTGTCATGGAATTAAAAGACATCTATCTGTAAGTTTGAGGCGTTTTCAGAACTATTCCCAACCTGACGCAGATTGCACCCACCATCTACTGTAGCATATGGTCCTCCCAGTACCTTTATGCCCTGAATGACTTGTGAGACTGACACAGCTGGAcaggtctgtgtttgtgtgtgtgtgtgtgtgtgtgtgtgtgtgtgagcatgttacCCGCAGTTGTTGCAGTTGAAGTGATCAGGGTGGTACGGGTCATTCTTGAACAGGAGAGGCTGCTCCTCAATAATGGCGTGACACTTCTGACAGATGTACTTGCCGAGGCCCCGAGCTTTCTCTCGGTTATGACATGGACGACACAGGTGCCTGATCGGAGACAGTGGAACAAATTACCAGCAAGATTTCAGAGACTTTTGAACCAGATTTCCTTCCCAAAAGTTATAGGAAGAATTCACATTTTTCAAGTCTTAACACAATACTCACATCCATCACGTCCATATGAAAAATGAGTCTCATATTGGCTTTAGCTGAACTTTCAAAGTATTTTTTACACAGAATGAGGACTTTGGATTTTGTCCCCTACTACTTGCATTGAAATCACATTGGGAAGGGATCTCTTTAAGACCAGTATGAACAGGAGGAACAATTACAGTGATCACATGAACAAATGGGAACTTTAAAAACTCAAGttagtttttcttgaaaaaaacaaacaaacctgaTCAGTATCTGACCCTGACATATATAGTATAGAACAGAAGGCTGCGTTGTATTTCTCTTTTAATACTGGCAGGACAATGAAAGGGAGGTCAAAGAGGAGAAAGTCTTGAGAATGCTTGACATACGTATGTGTATAGAAGTTGTAGAAACATCATAGAAAACATAATCCTGCTTTGCAGTATACATAAACTGATATGATTAAACAACTTTCACCAGTTGAAGGATGGTAACTGGTTGTAGAGGAACTGACCTTCCAGCATTCTTAACAAATCCAACATCAGCGAGCACAGCCTGGCAGATATCACAGCAGAAACAGTCTGGATGCCAACTGTTGTTCATAGCCTTGATCACACGGCCAATGATGAACTCACCTTGAAGAAGAGCGAAAGATTATGAAGAACTTGTTCGTGGATATACTTTAAAAGGGCATAAACCCCAAGCTCAACCTCCATATGACTCTGAACAGGTAGGGCCAGGTAAAgctagatggatggatggcatTTATTCTCTGTTACTGCAGTTCCTGTACTTACCACACTGGTGGCAGCAGGGAGCAAACAGCATCTGGAAGTCGTGTTCACAGTATTTTCTGCCTTCAAACTGTCAAACAGAATTCAGACAATTTGTacacaattatttaaagcacACGGCTATgaattaatattatataatagcAATAACATTACTATACAATAtaatcccccccaaaaaacatatTCCCCAACCCctatatacacaaatatattcaaaCATTCTTACTAATAGAACACAATGTTATGTTGATCACAAATGGCAGCACCACTACGTTTTTGTTACCCAGCTAGAAATATGACTCGATGTATGAAGTTTTCTTATGACAAAATAAATCTCAAGGCAGATATATCTGTCACACAATGAGAAGTCTATGTtggagttctttttttttaagatgaacagtttttattttgttacataCAGCTCACAACCTGAACAAATCCCCTCCCCCCTAAAGCTGTTATATTTGACGCATGAAATTAGTTCATTAAACAGTCTAGGAACAGGCTGGAAAGAATTGTTGACACAGTTGATGAGGTGATAAACTAGAAGAGGAGGAGACATGAAGTGCAGGCAGAAAGCAAAGGGGGAAAGACAAGGAACTATTTCTAATGAGCCTTCCAGACTGTTTGAAAAATTGGGAATTTGTTTGAATGGTTCTTTAGAGAGCTGCTTCTTGACTTATCAGCATAGAGTGCATTTTGGAGTAGCAAGCTTAAATCTATCAATGGAGTAAAAACGTGAAAGATGGATGACCTGTATGTCACTGTTTGGAAAGGAATGGTTgatctttctttattttatttttcgaAAAATATGTACGAAAGTACGGCGAGACATACATATTTAAATCACATGTCCCAAGTCACATATTACTTGCATCACGTTACACCATTATGGATGAACATTGTGGTATTAAAACATATCAGTACACACATAGATTAATGCAGtacatgtgtattttttttaatagtgtAAATACTGACAAATTTCTTGCTTTATATTTTATCTTAAAAACCAAACTAGTATGATCCTACTTCAAACGTTTCCTAATACATAAGCAGGCTCCTACTGCTCAACACAGAGGGACAGGTCATATCCAGCTGACCGTTGTTTATTAATGGCAACGGGTAGAATTATTTACAGGGGGAATCAGAGGTCAATGCAATGCCTTTGATCTTCATATTGATCGTGCATTAGAGACACCTTCTCTTTGATAAACTCACTAAACAGAGTGGCATCGGGTTCTCTGGGGCCTGCCAGAGAACCATCTGGCCTTGTGTCAAGGCTGGTAAGCAAACAGCTTACTGGAATGGGCTTGCAATAATTCAATGCTGCATTAAGGTTGTGCTCACACAACTTTATTTACCTCAACAGGACCATGTGTTTAAATTCTTTGTCTAAGGAATGTGCAAAAGGCTGTTGCACGCCTTTGCACTAAACAGTGATTCAACTGTCTGGAAAAAGAAAGCCAGGTCATTGACCAATCACTGCCACTTGAAATGTATACTGAAAAGACAAGTGTAACTATGGTTACATTTAGAAACTTCTGTGTTCAGGCAATAAATCCAcatatgctttaatgttaactGTGTATTTAGGCATGTCTAGACTAATCTTAATCCATTTTTCATTGATCCACATTGGCTAAAAAAAAGTCCAAACCATTTGCAATGATGTAATGTTTATTGTAATCCATTGCCCTCTAGGTGTATTTAAACCTGTCAATTACTGCATTATGTATCTTTTATTGGATGACGAATGTCACACTGAAAGGACATTGGTAAGGAACAAAGTGTTACCTCATAGAAGAGTCCCTCTGGGAACTGTTGGAAACACTGGGCGCACACAAAGCACTGCTCATGGTAAAGTTCCCCGTTGCTGTTCACTATCTTCTCAGCCGGGGCAAAACCACTCTTGCAGCGCTCACACATGGCATTGGCCAGAGCATTGGCCATGTTGCTGAGGAGAAAAGAATTATCAGAATGAGAATCCGAGTACACTTACATAGGCCACCCCTCATAGGCATTACAATTGTTGATATAATAAGTAGAAACAGGGAATGCAATATCTACagaacaaaataaatcaatgtgcAACCAATACAACAGGGCATATAATAAAATCTACTGTAAGCAGGTTTGCCAGGAGAATTCTATTTGACTGttgatatatattatagtaCATATTCACTGAATTTGTACTACAGTATATTTGacacttattttattttctgttagtTTGGTTAATGGTTCTGGTATCCATTGTTTTTTAATTGCTACATTTTCTTCAGCTTTTTTCAACTTGGAAAACCTCGGGCCGACCTGATATGTCTCAAACAGAGAAACTTTATTATCATGTGTTTTATGAGTTTAATGTTTGTTAATAAGAAGGCATTGTGCTATATTGTAGTTTTTTAATGTACTATGTTTTTTAATCGTATATGTGCAGTATGTCTTGATATATTCAACTgaattaaaaacacaatgtggctgtttttttaaaatttcttCATACATTGGTAATTTGTTTCTGTAAGTCACGTTTCTTTAGGAATATCAATAAACTCCAGGGCCAGGGTCATGGCAAGACACACCTAACACCAATAAATTAACATCTACCACGTTTCTCGTGTCATGAACAGCTGGAAGATGTACTCAAAACAAGCAGAAAAGACAAGTGAGTGGGGAAAATGTGATGTAAGAGGTTATCAGCGCCTgcaactctcacacacacacacacacacacacacacacacacacacacacacacacacacacacacacacacacacacacacacacacacacacacacacacacacacacacactagtgtcTTGGTTCTAGGTTTATTTTGGCTCTGCTTATCAGGGTGTGGGGATCATTGAGGTGGGAAACCTACATGTTGCCTTTTGAGAGAAAAGCTGAAGTTACAGTTTGTACATCTGCACTTTCAGCAGTGTAATTGTCAGTGATGTGATCCACAGATATGGGTCAATATCTTGCAGAAAATTGTCAAAGAACTAGTCTGACATAGTCCGATGTCAGgactttgattttattttattttattgtatcaaaaaatgccataaacatgAAAAAGACATCTAATACAatcgaggataaaaacacaataaagtcctggacttatttccattgtggtcctcaacaAACCTGGTGTGACACATGAAGCCAGCCCTGCCCTTTCATTAAACAATCATTAAACACGATTGTAATATATCAACAGGGAAGGGCCCAAGGCTAATTATCTGTCACATTGGAGGCACCGGTGCCAGAACCTGGAGCACAAATGTGTTCACATTTGAAAACCTGCCACAGTGCTTCacaaaaagctttttatttatgctttttttctgctcaccatCACATGTATTAGTTAGTCACTTATGTTAGTGGTTAGTACTAGAGAAATGTAAtgattattgatattattatcTTTCACTTACACAACAGGAACCCTTCATGCACCTGATAAACACACCACTCACTGCTCATGTTTGCTTCTGATTTTTAAACTGGAAACCATGGTTATCTTCTGATCTGGAAACCTATACTATCCTGCAAACTGAATAAATCTATGATAGGAAATgtgccatgcagttgctgaatggtACATcagtttaaatttaaaatacaacaactaTTTTTTATAGTTGTTGACAAGGCTTGGACATTTGAGAGACAGGAAGTCACACTATCACTTTAACACAGCTTATAGCTGGCTGATTGGTCCAGTATGTATCTGACTGGCCCGAAGTAATCTTACAATTGGACAATTATATACCATCTTATGGTATATATTGTCATATCACCCAACCCTTTACAGATTTATACTTAGGCTGAACCTGGAACTAAATTGATTATGATCCTATCATAATAGAGATAAAAACAATATGATCAAACTGTTCCGAACCAAGCCTAAGCAAACATTGTACAAAACTGCAACATACTAATAAATCAACAGCAAAGTTACCAATGCCGATGCACACAATAACAACACTGCTTAATACCTGAATCGAACTGTAACCGTAAATGGGGACATGTTGCAGACAGAGGTGttgaaagagaaaaggaaaaaagaagagagaatggTGGGCCCATCCTGGCTTCTCTGCTTTGTTGGAAAGGTCAGAATACCAACGTGTATccaggcaacacacacacacacacacacacacacacacacacacacacacacacacacacacacacacacacacacacacacaaaagactgCAAGATTTTTATGGAGTGATGCCATCTGTTTATAGTAACTAAGTTAGATAAATTTGGGAATTAACAAGACTTCCAAAAAATTCCCAGACACATTGCTCttcactttttacttttttggacTATATGTCTAAACTGCTCATCATTTTAACAATGCACACCTCAGTACTACCAAATGTCTTTCAGAATCTGCATCGCCACTACAAAAAAAGGGTTACTGTCATACCCTTTTTAATGCGCTGACTACATTAAAACAAGCTGTAGGAATAAGCCCAGCCTCCATCATCTTGGTCCACAAACTTATCAAATACATATTGTTCTATATACCCTGTCTGGCCTGATATCACACATGCAGACAGCCCTGCCCTATCCAAAGCATTTGGATGGGAGGAAGTGACACCTCCTTTAGGCATTTCCACCCTCCTATCTGCCTGTAGCACCCTGTGCGAGTGAGAGACAAGCCTAGAAGCAGTTATACTACAATAAAATAGGTTTTCTTATTTAAACTCAATGCAATTGCCAATTTTCACAGTCCGTATTCTCCTAACGAAGAGCAGATTTAGCCAGGAGAAAACAGCGTAAACAGACTAGTTAGTCTGAGGGAGTCGTTAGCTTTGCAAGACAGACATGATCCCCACCAACTCCCAATTGTGTTCATACAGGCTCACAAGAGAGTGTACTAACTTCACTGACgtaagtaacagtacttttagttgtaagctgaaaaacaaaaactttgtaCAGGTACCTTAAACTACTCACAAAACTACTTTGCACCTTTATGGTGGACCAAAATCGGTGGAAAATGTTATTCTGCACCTACCTTTGAGTGTTCAGGGTTTGTGAGATGTCTAACTAAGACcatgtagtatatatatatatatatatatatatatatatatatatatattttattattttattttatttaattcaacaAGGTTGGGAGCaggtttctttaaaaaaaaatccatatgaCTCCCCCTCCACCTTGTTAACCTCACCATGCTGATCTGTGACTATAAATGGAGGCTGGTTGTCAGCTAAGGGAAAGGATGCAGACCATCACTTCTGTTCCCTCCACCCTCCCTCCTCTGGTCTCCATGTGTCTTCAGATGCCTTTCTTATGCATCTCCTCTACTTTCTCCTCTGTTCTCAGCGCTCTGTACACATCTGCAATCACTATGAGACTATAAACAAAGTAAAATAATCTACGGTATTATTACTTCCAGATCGTATGACATTATGGAAAACTGAGATCCAGTTATTGCTGAATATTCAAAGCTCAGTCGATGTCTTAAGTTCGTACTGTGTGTTGTTCGTACTCCATTGTACATTTGCGTTTTCCCAGTCCCCAGTTTGTGTATAGCCATTCACATCATATTGGCAGACATAAACCAGGTTATACAATATTTACACCTACCAAAGACCAAATCTTAGTTATCTTAGTTGTTATGTAATACCACTAGGAGTCACTTAAGTCAGACATTTAAAATACCACCCACAGGGGCTTTAATGTCTCCAGTACTGACACAGAACTCTCAGTTAATCATCTCATCTGCTGAGTGCCACCTGAGCTTGTACACCTCCGACCAGAATTGGATTTGTTTGTCTCCAACACTGAGAAAGAAAACTCCAGGCTTCAAAATGTCCCTTCACAGACCTGTGGGTGACCCTACGTCCATGTTTTCCTACAGCCTACGATGAGGCCAGATCAGTCAGaaatatagtgtatatttagCCTTGCTGCCCCTCATGCACACATGCTTGAAATGCCAGTTGACATATTCTACTTTGCATAACAACTTGGCACAAAAATAGCCCTTCCTGTGTGCTCACTCCTGTAGCGCCCAGAGCTATTCCCAAGGCACCTAAGGCAGCTTTAGCAAATCACACTGGCTGGTGACCCTGGCCTTCTAGAATATTAGGATTCTTCCCATTCTGCAATACTACAGTATAAGGTCAGAGCATACACACTAATACCACGTCAGTGTATGAGCCGACCGGattccattacacacacatccacTACCTCATACCAGTCATCAGTTTAACTGGCTTGTCAGTTACCAAAATGCTTAATCTGTGACAGTAATTTAGAGTGATGTGGCAAATCatccaccaatcacaacaaccaCAAATCATAGATCACTCCTCTCCCTATGCTCTGTGATACCTGTCAAAGATACTAAAGTTACTACAGATAATGACAATTTGTGAGTGGAGGGTGTCCTTGAGATTGAAACAGCCAAACAACTATCATGTAAAGCCACACAATCTGTTTTGTTGGGCCAGCAGCTTCTTCAAAGAGGATGAGGCAGGTTTTGCTGCAGGTTTTACTGGCTGCTGAGTAACATCTTTTCACATCACACTTAGTAGTAGCATTTTAACCCCGGTCTTCTAAACTGTGTACTTACAAGCGAGCATAAAAATCACAAAACTCCTTATAGACTTTGACATCACTCTTTCGTCTCTGGGACTTGGACACCGGGACTTCAGCCTCTCCCCCGTCACCGCCCTGAAGCCTCTGGTGGTAACCGTTCATCTCTCCATGAGAAACATGGTCCGGGGCTTCTCCATCTTCAGGTATTGACGGTGGCAGAACACGACCGTTCAGCTCCATTCTCATGTACAGTCCAAAATGAACTGCACAAGTCCACCTAACACCTGTGTTAAAGTCACTGCGGTCAAAATACCAAAACACTCCAATAGAAATCCTGTGTGCTTGTTTAAAGTAGTAGCAGTAATCCACATAGCAAGAAGGACACCGAAACACTGATCGGACTGAGCTGGGAGTACCTCttgctctctcttcctccctccctctttctctcattcccacatcaactctttctcttttttctctcacacacacacactcagtctcCCCTCCTGTCACACTCGCTGTCTATTCTTGGGCAGGTTACTGAAACTAAAGAGCCAACCCTGACGCCTGTCCAGACAGAGGTCACTGTGCCATCACACTCACAAGCCGtagttgtattttttatttatttttttaaatgttttgcatCCCTGATATCTGACAGTTTATGGGTAATatatactctgtctgtctgtctgtctgtctgtctgtctgtgtgtgtgtgtgtgtgtgtgtgtgtgttaaacagCTGGAACTCTTCGCTTTCTGGGATATATAACAACGTGGCTCCAACTCCAAGCATTGCGCAAAGTGGAAATGTGGCACAAGAAAGCT
This window encodes:
- the LOC120570129 gene encoding LIM and senescent cell antigen-like-containing domain protein 1 isoform X5 codes for the protein MLGITEMTNGNMANALANAMCERCKSGFAPAEKIVNSNGELYHEQCFVCAQCFQQFPEGLFYEFEGRKYCEHDFQMLFAPCCHQCGEFIIGRVIKAMNNSWHPDCFCCDICQAVLADVGFVKNAGRHLCRPCHNREKARGLGKYICQKCHAIIEEQPLLFKNDPYHPDHFNCNNCGKELTADARELKGELYCLPCHDKMGVPICGACRRPIEGRVVNAMGKQWHVEHFVCAKCEKPFLGHRHYERKGLAYCETHYNQLFGDVCYHCNRVIEGDVVSALNKAWCVNCFACSTCNTKLTLKDKFVEVDLKPVCKHCYERLPDDMKRRLAKRERDSKDKKKKLIPMCL
- the LOC120570129 gene encoding LIM and senescent cell antigen-like-containing domain protein 1 isoform X6, translating into MANALANAMCERCKSGFAPAEKIVNSNGELYHEQCFVCAQCFQQFPEGLFYEFEGRKYCEHDFQMLFAPCCHQCGEFIIGRVIKAMNNSWHPDCFCCDICQAVLADVGFVKNAGRHLCRPCHNREKARGLGKYICQKCHAIIEEQPLLFKNDPYHPDHFNCNNCGKELTADARELKGELYCLPCHDKMGVPICGACRRPIEGRVVNAMGKQWHVEHFVCAKCEKPFLGHRHYERKGLAYCETHYNQLFGDVCYHCNRVIEGDVVSALNKAWCVNCFACSTCNTKLTLKDKFVEVDLKPVCKHCYERLPDDMKRRLAKRERDSKDKKKKLIPMCL
- the LOC120570129 gene encoding LIM and senescent cell antigen-like-containing domain protein 1 isoform X2 — translated: MRMELNGRVLPPSIPEDGEAPDHVSHGEMNGYHQRLQGGDGGEAEVPVSKSQRRKSDVKVYKEFCDFYARFNMANALANAMCERCKSGFAPAEKIVNSNGELYHEQCFVCAQCFQQFPEGLFYEFEGRKYCEHDFQMLFAPCCHQCGEFIIGRVIKAMNNSWHPDCFCCDICQAVLADVGFVKNAGRHLCRPCHNREKARGLGKYICQKCHAIIEEQPLLFKNDPYHPDHFNCNNCGKELTADARELKGELYCLPCHDKMGVPICGACRRPIEGRVVNAMGKQWHVEHHVCTVCERPFQGHPFYERGGHAYCERHFDMLFGDVCYHCNRVIEGDVVSALNKAWCVNCFACSTCNTKLTLKDKFVEVDLKPVCKHCYERLPDDMKRRLAKRERDSKDKKKKLIPMCL
- the LOC120570129 gene encoding LIM and senescent cell antigen-like-containing domain protein 1 isoform X4: MNSLRLKELSNSDLYRRRQERPDSYGSVARDSLSNMANALANAMCERCKSGFAPAEKIVNSNGELYHEQCFVCAQCFQQFPEGLFYEFEGRKYCEHDFQMLFAPCCHQCGEFIIGRVIKAMNNSWHPDCFCCDICQAVLADVGFVKNAGRHLCRPCHNREKARGLGKYICQKCHAIIEEQPLLFKNDPYHPDHFNCNNCGKELTADARELKGELYCLPCHDKMGVPICGACRRPIEGRVVNAMGKQWHVEHFVCAKCEKPFLGHRHYERKGLAYCETHYNQLFGDVCYHCNRVIEGDVVSALNKAWCVNCFACSTCNTKLTLKDKFVEVDLKPVCKHCYERLPDDMKRRLAKRERDSKDKKKKLIPMCL
- the LOC120570129 gene encoding LIM and senescent cell antigen-like-containing domain protein 1 isoform X3 yields the protein MRMELNGRVLPPSIPEDGEAPDHVSHGEMNGYHQRLQGGDGGEAEVPVSKSQRRKSDVKVYKEFCDFYARFNMANALANAMCERCKSGFAPAEKIVNSNGELYHEQCFVCAQCFQQFPEGLFYEFEGRKYCEHDFQMLFAPCCHQCGEFIIGRVIKAMNNSWHPDCFCCDICQAVLADVGFVKNAGRHLCRPCHNREKARGLGKYICQKCHAIIEEQPLLFKNDPYHPDHFNCNNCGKELTADARELKGELYCLPCHDKMGVPICGACRRPIEGRVVNAMGKQWHVEHFVCAKCEKPFLGHRHYERKGLAYCETHYNQLFGDVCYHCNRVIEGDVVSALNKAWCVNCFACSTCNTKLTLKNKFVEFDMKPVCKKCYEKFPLELKKRLKKLSETVARK
- the LOC120570129 gene encoding LIM and senescent cell antigen-like-containing domain protein 1 isoform X1, whose translation is MRMELNGRVLPPSIPEDGEAPDHVSHGEMNGYHQRLQGGDGGEAEVPVSKSQRRKSDVKVYKEFCDFYARFNMANALANAMCERCKSGFAPAEKIVNSNGELYHEQCFVCAQCFQQFPEGLFYEFEGRKYCEHDFQMLFAPCCHQCGEFIIGRVIKAMNNSWHPDCFCCDICQAVLADVGFVKNAGRHLCRPCHNREKARGLGKYICQKCHAIIEEQPLLFKNDPYHPDHFNCNNCGKELTADARELKGELYCLPCHDKMGVPICGACRRPIEGRVVNAMGKQWHVEHFVCAKCEKPFLGHRHYERKGLAYCETHYNQLFGDVCYHCNRVIEGDVVSALNKAWCVNCFACSTCNTKLTLKDKFVEVDLKPVCKHCYERLPDDMKRRLAKRERDSKDKKKKLIPMCL